The genomic segment CATTCCCTAATGCAGCACTTCTCAAAATTCAATCTACCTACAGTTGCTGACCTGCCAACCATTTATTACTTGTCTAAGCATTTTATCATAAGCGGCAGTTCTGAGTAGCACTATGCTGGGGAGGCCATCACTGGCCAAGCACTAGCCCACAAACAAAGAGCTTTGAATAAGTTTTTGGGGTCCACTCATACACAATAGATTGCTCAGACTAGCCAGAAATGGGAGGAAATTCACttacataaaaactgaaaatagctcCAGTAAACAAGAGAGTAAATTAGGCCCCAGCAGATCCAGCACAGGAGGGCGCAATGAGAGCATGGAGTAACAGCTGTGTAGCTCACCAAAAAATCACCAGCACAGACTGGCAGAGAAGGACGACTGCAGGACAGACCTTCCTAGTAAAAACAGGGAATCGGGTTATCTGATATTTGGAGACAAAATCCATCAAAAGATCAGCAATGAGAACATGATGGACCTGCCAGAAAAGCTAGAAAAATTTTAAGACAGGCTTCCAGAAAGTTATGTAAATGTTAAAAAGTAGAATGATTATTAATTCTGGGAAAAATAAAGTGTACAAAGTATAATCTTGGCACTCTCCTTTGCTCTACTGtatacagtatttttaaagtcATAATTAAACAATAGTTAAtgtgtttattaaatattataactATATAGTAGGAGAAGGGGAGATATGTGTGTTAGCTAAATCGTCAGTAATAGCATCAAGAAGACAATAAGGTCTCAAGTTATTCAATCAAGCAATAGTAGAATAGGCATGTTATTTAGATACACCAAGATAAATACCAAAAGTAACAACTTTTGAAGTCAAAGTGATCACCTCTAGAAAAGCTGGAGCAGGTACTGCTGTTTTTCATCTTAATGCCTTCAGATATTTTTTTAACTGTGTACATTAGTTTGATAAATTTTAgatatataaaaggaaataaggTCACCATGGTCTGACTCGATTTTAGACATATTTATTCTGAAATTTCAAATGACATTAggggaaatataatttttatgtttactGAAGGGCATGGACAAGAAACCAGCTCTAATACACTTTGCTAGATTATCCAAATACTACATTTATGCATCAAATTCTCCTTGAAACAGCACTTCCTTACTCCCTCCATCCTCCCCTCAAAATAGCCATGTTCACAAAGAACAGAATTCTGCAGCTTAACCAGCACAGGATGACAGAGTAACGCGAAGGCAGTGTTCCCATGAAGACAGGAGATGAGAGGCTTAGCAGCAACCATTAGGCGTACCTCTCAGCCGCTCCTCTTTCCTAGTCTGGCTTTTCATTTCTTATGCCACCCCCCCACCTTGTTCATTATTTTCATCGCCCTTGTCTCCCTAccagtttttcattttctatttaccAAAAATTTCCCTCGCTCTAATACCAAATCTAGCCTGTCTGCCTATAACTGAGGTTATACTCTGACCACTTCCTAAGGAGAAAAGATGCTGCTCAGTAGTGTAGATATATCTTGCAATTAATGCTGTTagagtgactaatacacatacAGATGGCAATCAAATCTAGGCATGGAAATGTTAAAACCTGGACTCATTGAGCTTGGGCTAAAATTTAGAGCTAAATATTAACAACAATACTGGGGCACTGTTATTTTAGCAAGACACTTAAACATagcaaaattaatatttttcatttttattaatacagAATATACTAACAGTAAGTTATCTTTCAATATAATCAAGCTTACAAATAAACTGTTACTaaccaataaacaaataatagtCACTTGACTCTTCTCTTGGTTGAATAATTCTCTATTAGGTAGTACAGTTATTTTtaccaatttatttttaaactgctttATGATTTCAAAGAAATTTCTTAGTCTTTACATATTAAATAATTCCATCAATTGGGAACTTCATATATCACAATTATTTCCAGCAAGTTAATGTATTCTTCAATGCCTTCTACTCAACCTAGTTGTCTTAAAATGCATTCTGATTCTTTGAAAGCTGAGTATGACATTGGTGTTTCCAAAAGTGAGCATAAAGCCcataagaaagaaatgttttccttccttcccccagtCACAGAGGCCATATGAGTGTTCCACATTCTTCGTATTTAGCAACAGGAATCCCTTACAACTCAAATGGCAGCAGACAAGGGAGAACTTAGGCCATCAATGTATTTGTAAAAACAGATAAAActccaaatatattttaagattccATCTTCACCACAGATGACAAAAGGTTGGAGAGGCTCTTCGACTTTTCTGTAGCGGCAATCCTGGTCCCCCAGTTAGAAAAAGAGATGCAGGATGGCAGTCAGTCCTTCTTAAACAGCACAAACTCAACCTGCAAATACTGGCAGAAGCCCTCTCCCCTACTGATATATCCCAGAAAATACACTGCCATGTGCAAGAGGGTCAATTATCAGAATAAATAACCATATTCTGAACGACTGACAAAAACATAGTTTTACACAAAGAATACCCTATGCACTCAGAAACTTCAGGATAACCAAACATTAAGTACTTCATGCAAGTAATATTCTGTTAAGTATGAACCACAAGTTCTTTTAACTGAATTTCATATTGTACAAAACTTAAGTGTGGCACATTTCTACTATTaccattacattatttttttttaaaaatgtagtcaaAATTGATACATTACACAGACCTTTTGATTTAACATATAACCAAAGGAAACCATTACAAACTCTTAATTCAAACAGGCatttttctatacaaacatatgagttatttcagtttaaaaaaaatagccatTTCAATGCAGTTAAGCCACCTCTGATTAAGACATACATTTCATGCATGTGAAAAAATAAGTTTACATTCAAGAATCAGTTCCATAGCAAACAAATTACAGCATTTATTCAAgaaggaatattaaaaataattccagttaatagaaaataaaataacttcaagcatatatattataatttaccGTGTACATACTCCGAAATCTCCAGAATTTAATTAGGaaatttaaagaatttctttTGAAAGTACGTCTGAGAAAAACCAACCAAAACAATTGGTGCCATAACTAAAGAGAATGTCCGTACACATCCACATTTGACCTACATGTAAAAACTGGATGAAATATAGAGGAAATAAAGGTTACTGTTTTCTAAAACCTCAGAAATATAATATTAGTACTTAGGTCAAAACACTTACCTGCAAATTAAAAACAGCTTGAGGTATTTCCAATGCTGAAGCAAATTTCTGAATGTTAAATACCACAAGAATGAAACAGTCTCCTTTGAACATTTATACCTGGTTTATAGTTGAGACAGAAGACAAGGTCTGCCAAGAAGTTTTCCCCTCTCACCTATATTCTTGGATCCCTGATGAAGTGTAAGCTTCAAGGGAAATGGTCACGTGTAAAAACAGCAAGATGAGTTTCCTGACTGCAACATCTTAGCCAAAATGGGAAGTGGAATTTTAAATTCTCCTGAGACCCACCTGACCTCTTCAGACACGAGCATTAATTCCTATGCTAGCCAGGTTAAGCATGTCCTTTGAAATCAAATCTAAGCTTGACAATTGTACTGGATAAGCTGAATACAGGAATCACCTCAACAAAGATGGTACTTTAAGCCTTTACACACGACACATGAAAATGATGAAGTGTTTTATTTAGATTTGGTCTTCATCTTTTTGTAACTCTGGATCCTGAAAGGTTAGCAAGTCGTTATACTCATACATCTTGTAATCCCGTTCTTCACACAACAGGCACACATATACAGTATCATATGTCAATATATTATCATCAACACAGCATAAACATATAAGCAGCAGACGCATTTCACATGAAAGAGGCTCTATGCATCACACAGCCTGTcccaacaaaaaagaaacatcatAATGCCATTTCAACAGTTACAGTGTTGATATGATCAGTATAGCTAATCTGTTTTATACCCGTCATATATTTTCATAAGTCATCCATAAGGAAGAAGCAGAAGACAaagactgctttttaaaaaatgttatgtgCCAACTTCAAAAATGACATACTAACCAGAACATCAGCATTTGAAAGCTAGGTTGAATAGGACTGGCCTTGATGCACATGCAGTAAATTTGttttcagaatataaaattaaatggtAATGTCAGCAGTATTACTACTGTTTCTATATTTATGATTAATTACTAGCAGTACAACTCCCAGAAGAAAGGAGATGGATCCAATAGTGATGTAAGCAATCCCCAAAAATGGATTTTTTCCTCCCATCCATGAAATGGTGCTCAAGATCATCCGCTTCCGTCCATCAAATGAATGTACAGGGTAATCTGAAGAGTGTATAGGAAGACATCCATGTCTTGTTACTTGGtgtttaaaatataacttaagTTGGCATTTAATTCCTTGTAATTCATTGGTATAATTCTATGATAGATACCTTACTCATATGTTCTAAATCACAAAATAATTATACAATTATTACCCTAAAGGATTGATTTCACAAACTGTTAGTAGTAGAAGCCAATATAGTTTACAAGCAAAAGCAACTAAATTTAAGAGTTATGTAATTTCTCAGATATTTCTGTTCTCATTACACAGAAGGGGTAAAAGGCCtgtaatgtgaaaaaaaaatatttcagataaacagcaaTGAAACCCATAGAGGAAAACGAGGTTGACAGACCAGGAGaaacaggaagaatgaagggactGGGGCACTTTTTGAGCAATGAGCTCAAAACGCATGTGTAGCAAGAGTGTCGTTCTGAGAAGGTGGAAGGACGCAGCACAAGACAAAAAGCATGGCACTGAAGTTTTATATGGCGGACTTGGAGCAATGAGAAAACTCAGTGTGACACAGAGTCAATGGCTAAAACAGAGtggaaatgaaggaagaaatgggaCATCAACATACTGGATGAGCTACATCCATGGACAAATTCCAGGATTCTGGCAAGAGTTAGGGCAGAGAAGAAGACAGAACTAAGTCCCTAAGCTAAAGGTTCACAACTTCTTCAGACGCATCTTTTGAGTCAAGTGTGAGAGTTCCCATCTGTTTCTCCAGCTTCTGTAGCTCCCCAGCCTGGAAGACAGGCCCTGTGACTCCAATGGGAGGCTCAGCTCTACTAGTTCTTAAATCAATCGCAACCCAAGCCAGGAATGATTATGAGTTCTAACTAACCCAATACTCTATGGGATGTGGTATCAAATCACCCAAGCTAGTCTCTCAATATCCCAACTCTAAAAAGGGGGCTTATACCTTAATTCTAATATCTAGTTTCCACCTTAGACTCAGTTTTGATAATCAACCCTTGATGTTTTGCAGGTCTCATTTCTGTCTTACTGATTTTCAAAAGACTACATTTCTCCTAACAGTTTTCTTGGTGCAGATTATCTGTCAACTAAGAAaccctgcagagaaggcaatggcaccccactccagcactcttgcctggaaaatcccatggacggaggagcctagtaggctacagtccatggggtggctaagagtcggacacgactgagcgacttcactatcacttttcactttcatgcattggagaaggaaatggcaacccactccagtgttcttgcctggagaatcccagggacgggggagcctggtaggctactgtctatggggtcgcagagagtcggacacgactgaagtgacttaacgtAACGTAAGAAACCCTGAGTGCTCCAAAGCCTTCCCTTTCTTGTGCTGTAGGCTGCAGGCTGCCCTCTACTTTGGCTACAGCCTCAAGAttattctctctgctgctgctgctaagtcgcttcagtcgtgtccgactctgtgtgaccccacagacggcagcccaccaggctccgccatccctgggatcctccaggcaagaacactggagtgggctgccatttccttctccaattattctCTCTACCAGCACCTAAATTTAGTCTGTTTGTCTAAAACTGCTGCTATGTAGGCAGAGTTTCAAAAACTTGGACACTTTCAGTCTGTCACTATCAGGTCACGCTCAGGTGTGTGTTGAGGTGTAAAATCAAACCACTAAGGATCCAAATAGATCTTTACTTTGAAATGAGGTCTATTAATTCAACCATTTATTAATCTAAactgaaaatatgtatttatagctaatttgggttcagttcagtcgctcagtcgtgcccgactctttgcgaccccatgaatcataatTTGGGTTATGAAAAATCAAAAATGTAAGATCATCAGCAAACACTTAAATGCTAATATCTGAGCTATTTTCATCCATGATATATACAAGCAATGGGctagagattaaataaaagttaGTGCCCAATATTTCTAGCTTAGAAAAGACTCTGCACCCAGGCTGATATGGACAGGTCTGACTACTTGATTGAACCAGCCAGGGGTGCAGCCTACAGTTGTGGTTGATGGTAAAGTCAACAGCCTTTGGAGTCAGCAGCTTGATTCCGAATCCCAATTTTTCTACTACTTGTGTAATCTCAGATAAGTTATTTAAAGGCTCTGtgttcctgtattcttgtctACAATATGGAGATGATTCACAATGcttgaaataaataatatatgcaGAGTATTTAATATAACTGACATAGAGTTAGGATGAAATAAATGGTATTTATCAGCACTTAAAAGTCTGCCTAAATTATTAAGGTAGAACAATACAGCTAATGATAAAAATGCTTTGGTACTGTAAAAAGAATCATTATAAATAATTATGTTGATATGAAGTAAcacattcattaatttttaatatctaaaaaaatttttgaaaaaaaaaaatattgaaacagCCCACTACCACCAATACTTATTTGCTAAGCACTAGGTATACTTACTAGCCTTTGTATTAAACTCAATCTCTCTTGTAAAAATATCTAACTTATTAATAAATCTAGCActacattttaaatactttactAAGTAATATGGGAACCCCTGATCACTTTTTCACCAAATAAGATGCTTGAATTCTAGtccaaagtatataaaaattaaatatgtttctGGAAGAAACAAGTTAAAAGAGACTTtctcatacatatacacatactctTACAAAAATGCAGTGAACAAAACTAAAGTACAAAGTAGCATGCCACATAACAGACAAAGTTGGACTATACTCCTTTCAAATTCTTTGAATCTGTGTACATGGCCAAAAAAGGATACTGTATGTGATATTCAAATAGTATCGTCCAGCTGGTAATGTTGGATGTAAATCATTTTTCCGCTCTATAAGACGATATAACTTACGAAAAGTAGGTAATGCTGCAGTACGCATCCAAACAATAAAATCCTCATTTATGAAGCCATTATTATCTTCGTCAGAATCCAACATGTAAACTGGTTTAACCCAGTTTACTGGCTTTGTTGTGCCTTAAACAGGAGAGATGGGAGTGGAATGGGGAGACAAAATATTCCGTTTTATTAAGAGTTTCAATAAAAAGTCATACTCTGATAAAACAAAGATACACAATATGAATATTTTCCCTACgtgcaaaaatagaaatatagtcaTATTCTAAGTCTTAAAATCTAAAGAGAAATCAATTCCTCACATAAAACCTTAACAAATAATTACAAAGATTTGACTGATATCTCAAGAGATTACTAAAAGTAGGCTACTGAGTATGTACCAAAAGGCAGATGACTTAATGCAAAGATGTAATGGTAAGAAACATTACATTATGGAATAAaggaggcaaagaaaaaaaaatttggacttataaattttaaataaatacttgtttaaaataaactttgttaCAACTTTAAAAGATTATAGCTGAAACACATAAGAAAATACCAGAGAAATTCAAGATGAACAGTATAtgtttcctttagaattttaaaaCGTTAGAAAATGCTACATATTTTCCCTAACTTGACAGGaagaaaagttgtttttaaaaaaccataaacTTTTTTAAGATCCTGAAGACAGAAAATTTTAGGTATTTCATTAAAATACCTAGATTATGTTTTAAGCGATAACAGTAATACTTTACCTTTGAATCGTTCTTCTAAGGGATCTGTTCCAGGGGGAtttctgaattttacatttttatctgtCCACCAAGCAATACCTTTCTTTTTCAAAGGAATAGGCGTAAGATCAGATGCATTGCCAACCTGAAACAATTCTAGTGTATCTGGACACAAGAAAAGAGAGATATTACTAAACATCTACTGAAAATCCACAGTAACAGCTTTACTCCATGAGAAATGAGGATCTGGTATTTGCTCCCCAAAGCAGTTTTAACAAAGCAGGCACATGATGTGCATCTGCTCTTGGTTATTTACATGTGAATTAACTATGGTAACTTTGTGATCCTAGATGAACTTGCCTTCCCTCAATACAGTTCCAAGTCATTTTCCTACATGGCTAGCTGATATGTGGTAAGGTCAAATGTTTTAATATTAACACAAATAAAACAAGTTGCAAGGTAAATCTGCCTctcctattctttaaaaaaaaaacacacattgcTAAATAGCTTCTAGCTTAACCAAATTCTATATCTGCACTGTTCAACATGGTAATCCCTGGCTATATTGCTACAGAGCTCTTGAAATTAATGCCTGTCCAAATGAATATGTTTTGTAAGGATATAATATACATCaaagattttatataaaaaattagtATATAAAATATCTCACTAATAACTATATACTGAACATCACTTACATGCTGAAATGATAATATCTGGGGCATACTgagtttaataaaatattattaaagttaatttaacttggttttattgtttttaatgtgactatcagaaaacttaaaattatatacatgtcTCACATTTATGGTTCATATTATATTCATATCAGACAGTGCTGTAGCCCCTTTT from the Bos taurus isolate L1 Dominette 01449 registration number 42190680 breed Hereford chromosome 9, ARS-UCD2.0, whole genome shotgun sequence genome contains:
- the TMEM30A gene encoding cell cycle control protein 50A is translated as MAMNYNAKDEVDGGPPCPPGGTAKTRRPDNTAFKQQRLPAWQPILTAGTVLPTFFIIGLIFIPIGIGIFVTSNNIREIEIDYTGTDPSSPCNKCLSPNVTPCVCTINFTLEQSFEGNVFMYYGLSNFYQNHRRYVKSRDDGQLNGDPSALLNPSKECEPYRRNEDKPIAPCGAIANSMFNDTLELFQVGNASDLTPIPLKKKGIAWWTDKNVKFRNPPGTDPLEERFKGTTKPVNWVKPVYMLDSDEDNNGFINEDFIVWMRTAALPTFRKLYRLIERKNDLHPTLPAGRYYLNITYNYPVHSFDGRKRMILSTISWMGGKNPFLGIAYITIGSISFLLGVVLLVINHKYRNSSNTADITI